A section of the Lutra lutra chromosome 3, mLutLut1.2, whole genome shotgun sequence genome encodes:
- the TMEM198 gene encoding transmembrane protein 198, giving the protein MPGTVATLRFQLLPPEPDDAFWGAPCEQPLERRYQALPALVCIMCCLFGVVYCFFGYRCFKAVLFLTGLLFGSVVIFLLCYRERVLETQLSAGASAGIALGIGLLCGLVAMLVRSVGLFLVGLLLGLLLAAAALLGSAPYYQPGSVWGPLGLLLGGGLLCALLTLRWPRPLTTLATAVTGAALIATAADYFAELLLLGRYAVERLRAAPVPPLCWRSWALLALWPLLSLMGVLVQWRVTAEGDSHTEVVISRQRRRVQLVRIRQQEQRKEKRRKKRPPRAPSRGPRAPPRPGPPDPAYRRRPVPIKRFNGDVLSPSYIQSFRDRQTGSSLSSFMASPTDADYEYGSRGPLTACSGPSVRV; this is encoded by the exons atgccaggcactgtggcgACACTGCGGTTCCAGCTGCTGCCCCCCGAGCCAGATGATGCCTTCTGGGGTGCACCCTGTGAGCAGCCCCTGGAGCGCAGGTACCAGGCACTGCCGGCCCTCGTCTGCATCATGTGCTGTTTGTTTGGAGTCGTCTACTGCTTCTTCG GTTACCGCTGCTTCAAGGCAGTGCTCTTCCTCACTGGGTTGCTGTTTGGCTCGGTGGTCATCTTCCTGCTGTGCTACCGAGAGCGGGTGCTGGAGACGCAGCTGAGTGCCGGGGCAAGTGCAGGCATCGCACTGGGCATTGGGCTGCTCTGCGGGCTGGTGGCCATGCTGGTGCGCAGCGTGGGCCTCTTCCTGGTTGGGCTGCTGCTCGGTCTGCTGCTCGCTGCTGCCGCCCTGCTGGGCTCCGCGCCCTACTACCAGCCGGGCTCCGTGTGGGGCCCactggggctgctgctggggggCGGCCTACTCTGTGCCCTGCTCACACTGCGCTGGCCCCGACCACTCACCACCTTGGCCACCGCCGTGACTGGTGCTGCACTCATTGCCACTGCCGCCGACTACTTTGccgagctgctgctgctggggcgcTATGCGGTGGAGCGCCTGCGTGCCGCCCCCGTACCCCCCCTCTGCTGGCGGAGCTGGGCCCTGCTGGCACTTTGGCCCCTGCTCAGCCTGATGGGCGTTCTGGTGCAGTGGCGGGTGACGGCCGAGGGGGACTCCCACACGGAAG TGGTCATCAGCCGGCAGCGGCGACGCGTGCAGCTGGTGCGGATTCGGCAGCAGGAGCAGCGCAAAGAGAAGCGGAGGAAGAAGAGACCCCCTCGGGCACCGTCCAGAGGCCCCCGGGCACCTCCAAGGCCCGGGCCCCCTGACCCGGCTTATCGGCGCAGGCCGGTGCCCATCAAACGCTTCAACGGAGATGTCCTCTCCCCG AGCTACATCCAGAGCTTCCGGGACCGGCAGACCGGGAGCTCACTGAGCTCCTTCATGGCCTCGCCCACAGATGCGGACTATGAGTATGGGTCTCGGGGGCCGCTGACAGCCTGTTCAGGGCCCTCTGTGCGGGTATAG